Proteins encoded by one window of Streptomyces sp. LX-29:
- the abc-f gene encoding ribosomal protection-like ABC-F family protein yields the protein MSTQLSLRGVTVSRGDRLLLEGVSFSVRPGERIGIVGENGAGKSTLLRLLAGLERPDEGVAVTAADGGVGHLGQTLELSPDHTVGDAVDAALAELRTMERGLRELEERLDGDDAAVALAEYGELLTAFEARGGYEADARVDKALHGLGLAHIGRHRPLGGLSGGERARLGLACLIAAAPEVMLLDEPTNHLDGAALTWLEDALRSHRGTVLAVSHDRVFLERVATAIVEVDADRRTLVRYGGGYAGFVAEKAAARRRWEQEYDQWCAEVAALTESAATAAQRVAPGRARKDGNKMAYDRDKGRVQSSVSSRVRNAQERLRRLKEEPVPRPPEPLRFAARPVVGTAGGVLVGLHGVRVGDRLTVDSLTVAAGERLLVHGANGAGKSTLLRLMAGVVAPDAGTVVRRGRIGYLAQEIPVTSPRERLLAAFGRGLPGAPEEQAELLLSYGLFRPRDLHVPVGALSVGQRRRLALARLLARPADLLLLDEPTNHLALDLVEALERALEGWTGALVVVSHDRLLRDRFTGGVCEIRGGRPVTGARDEALAAAAI from the coding sequence ATGTCTACTCAGCTCTCCTTGCGTGGCGTCACCGTGTCCCGCGGCGACCGGCTCCTCCTGGAGGGCGTGTCGTTCTCGGTGCGGCCCGGCGAGCGGATCGGGATCGTGGGTGAGAACGGCGCGGGGAAGTCCACCCTGCTGCGGCTGCTGGCCGGGCTGGAGCGGCCGGACGAGGGGGTGGCGGTGACGGCGGCCGACGGCGGCGTGGGGCATCTCGGCCAGACCCTGGAGCTGTCCCCGGACCACACCGTCGGCGACGCCGTCGACGCGGCCCTCGCCGAGTTGCGGACCATGGAGCGCGGGCTGCGTGAGCTGGAGGAGCGTCTCGACGGCGACGACGCGGCTGTCGCGCTGGCCGAATACGGCGAACTGCTCACCGCGTTCGAGGCGCGCGGCGGCTACGAGGCCGACGCGCGGGTCGACAAGGCCCTGCACGGGCTGGGCCTGGCGCACATCGGTCGCCATCGGCCGCTGGGCGGCCTCTCCGGCGGCGAGCGGGCCCGACTGGGCCTGGCCTGTCTGATCGCCGCGGCGCCGGAGGTCATGCTGCTGGACGAGCCCACCAACCATCTCGACGGCGCTGCGCTGACCTGGTTGGAAGACGCCCTGCGGTCTCACCGGGGCACGGTCCTCGCCGTCTCCCACGATCGTGTCTTCCTGGAGCGGGTCGCCACCGCGATCGTCGAGGTGGACGCCGACCGCCGCACCCTGGTCCGGTACGGCGGGGGGTACGCGGGCTTCGTCGCGGAGAAGGCCGCCGCGCGGCGCCGCTGGGAGCAGGAGTACGACCAGTGGTGCGCCGAGGTCGCCGCCCTGACCGAGAGCGCCGCCACCGCCGCCCAGCGGGTGGCGCCCGGCCGGGCCCGCAAGGACGGCAACAAGATGGCGTACGACCGGGACAAGGGGCGGGTGCAGTCCTCGGTCTCCAGCAGGGTGCGCAACGCCCAGGAGCGGCTGCGCCGACTGAAGGAGGAGCCGGTGCCCCGCCCGCCGGAGCCGTTGCGGTTCGCGGCCCGGCCGGTCGTGGGCACGGCGGGCGGGGTGCTCGTCGGCCTCCACGGGGTGCGGGTGGGCGACCGGCTGACGGTCGACTCCCTGACCGTCGCCGCCGGGGAGCGGCTGCTGGTGCACGGCGCCAACGGCGCGGGGAAGTCCACCCTCCTGCGGCTCATGGCCGGGGTGGTGGCGCCCGACGCGGGCACCGTGGTGCGCCGCGGCCGGATCGGGTACCTGGCTCAGGAGATCCCCGTCACCAGCCCCCGTGAGCGGTTGCTGGCCGCCTTCGGCCGCGGCCTCCCGGGAGCCCCCGAGGAGCAGGCCGAACTCCTGCTGTCCTACGGCCTGTTCCGCCCGCGGGACCTCCATGTGCCGGTGGGTGCGCTGTCCGTGGGCCAGCGCCGCCGGCTGGCGCTGGCCCGGCTGCTGGCCCGCCCGGCGGACCTGCTGCTGCTGGACGAGCCGACGAACCACCTGGCGCTCGACCTGGTGGAGGCCCTGGAGCGGGCCCTGGAAGGGTGGACCGGCGCCCTGGTCGTGGTCTCGCACGACCGCCTGCTGCGCGATCGCTTCACCGGCGGGGTGTGCGAGATACGCGGCGGGAGGCCGGTCACCGGCGCCCGGGATGAGGCGCTGGCCGCAGCCGCGATCTAG
- a CDS encoding TetR/AcrR family transcriptional regulator — translation MNTESPTPGSRAGRRQGAATPGSAPAPTDTPAPNAPQPPGTVRPGGRTARTRAAVRDAVLTGLAENGYPGLTVEYVAEHSGVHKTTLYRRWGGVEGLVADALDLAGEDSWIPPDTGSLEGDLRALAREVYDTFSDPATAAAPSAFIAAAFQSERAADALRGFYAERFARCADVVRRAVERGEAPAGTDAGAVVRAVSAPLFFRALITREPLDEALGDQTAAAVHAAVRAGAYTASGTTGGATG, via the coding sequence TTGAATACGGAATCCCCCACCCCCGGTTCTCGGGCCGGACGCCGGCAGGGCGCCGCCACACCCGGCAGCGCCCCCGCGCCCACCGACACCCCCGCCCCGAACGCGCCTCAGCCGCCCGGCACCGTCCGCCCGGGCGGGCGCACGGCCCGGACCCGCGCCGCCGTCCGTGACGCCGTCCTCACCGGGCTCGCGGAAAACGGCTATCCCGGCCTGACCGTCGAGTACGTCGCCGAGCACTCCGGCGTCCACAAGACCACGCTCTACCGTCGCTGGGGCGGCGTGGAGGGGCTGGTCGCCGACGCCCTCGACCTGGCGGGCGAGGACAGCTGGATCCCGCCCGACACGGGGTCCCTCGAAGGCGATCTCCGCGCCCTGGCCCGGGAGGTGTACGACACCTTCTCCGACCCCGCGACCGCCGCCGCTCCCAGCGCGTTCATCGCCGCGGCGTTCCAGTCCGAGCGCGCCGCGGACGCGCTGCGCGGCTTCTACGCCGAGCGCTTCGCGCGCTGCGCCGACGTCGTCCGGCGCGCGGTGGAGCGCGGCGAGGCGCCGGCGGGCACCGACGCGGGCGCGGTCGTCCGGGCCGTCTCCGCACCGCTGTTCTTCCGGGCGCTGATCACCCGCGAACCGCTCGACGAGGCCCTCGGCGACCAGACCGCGGCGGCCGTCCACGCGGCCGTGCGCGCCGGGGCCTACACGGCGAGCGGCACCACGGGCGGTGCGACGGGATGA
- a CDS encoding YdbC family protein produces MLVKWIRCTVVDRRGFERGQRKWAGLLGEPGFRGQGGGWSFRRPDVAHIFGFWESRAFYDSFMARSHDRLAAGQAGTFKNAQVRLFERRFDVKVGFQPRFSDADVARVAHCRVHEDRVEHFTHVQEKVWNPAMAGSPGMLRGIFGEAPGSEFLVLSMWDSAAEHGKYRTERVERLALRAQTETDVAAIAGDVVALESTWAV; encoded by the coding sequence GTGCTGGTCAAGTGGATTCGCTGCACCGTGGTGGACCGTCGAGGGTTCGAGCGCGGGCAGCGGAAGTGGGCGGGGCTGCTCGGCGAACCGGGGTTCCGGGGTCAGGGCGGTGGTTGGAGCTTCCGGCGCCCGGACGTGGCGCACATATTCGGCTTCTGGGAGAGCCGCGCGTTCTACGACTCCTTCATGGCGCGATCACATGATCGTCTGGCTGCGGGCCAGGCGGGGACGTTCAAGAACGCCCAGGTCAGACTGTTCGAGCGCAGGTTTGATGTGAAGGTGGGCTTCCAGCCGCGGTTCAGTGACGCGGATGTGGCCCGGGTCGCCCACTGTCGGGTGCACGAGGACCGGGTGGAGCACTTCACCCATGTGCAGGAGAAGGTGTGGAACCCGGCCATGGCGGGCTCGCCTGGGATGCTGCGCGGGATCTTCGGCGAGGCGCCGGGGAGCGAGTTCCTGGTGTTGTCCATGTGGGACTCGGCCGCCGAGCACGGGAAGTACCGCACGGAGCGGGTCGAGCGGCTCGCGCTGCGCGCGCAGACCGAGACCGATGTGGCGGCGATCGCCGGAGATGTCGTGGCGCTGGAGTCCACCTGGGCGGTCTGA
- a CDS encoding vitamin B12-dependent ribonucleotide reductase, with translation MTETASGPARGSRSKGSKAAKGLRIERIHTTPGVHPYDEVAWECRDVVMTNWRDGSVNFEQRGVEFPDFWSVNAVNIVTSKYFRGAVGTPQRETGLKQLIDRIVKTYRKAGEDYRYFASPADAEIFEHELAYALLHQIFSFNSPVWFNVGTPQPQQVSACFILSVDDSMESILDWYKEEGMIFKGGSGAGLNLSRIRSSKELLSSGGNASGPVSFMRGADASAGTIKSGGATRRAAKMVVLDVDHPDIEDFIETKVKEEEKIRALRDAGFDMDLGGDDITSVQYQNANNSVRVNDEFMKAVENGGTFGLRARLTGEVIEEVDAKSLFRKMAEAAWACADPGIQYDDTINRWHTCPESGRITASNPCSEYMHLDNTSCNLASLNLMKFLKDDGEGNQSFDSERFAKVVELVITAMDISICFADFPTQKIGENTRAFRQLGIGYANLGALLMATGHAYDSEGGRALAGAITSLMTATSYRRSAELAAVVGPYDGYERNAEPHQRVMKQHADANTTAQRMDDLDTAIWAAATEAWQDVLRLGEKNGFRNSQASVIAPTGTIGLAMSCDTTGLEPDLALVKFKKLVGGGSMQIVNGTVPQALRRLGYQPEQIEAIVAHIAEHGNVIDAPGLKAEHYEVFDCAMGERSISPMGHVRMMAAIQPWISGALSKTVNMPESATVEEVEEIYFEAWKMGVKALAIYRDNCKVGQPLSAKKKDEAKKDEKAELAEKTEETIRAAVEKVVEYRPVRKRLPKGRPGITTSFTVGGAEGYMTANSYPDDGLGEVFLKMSKQGSTLAGMMDAFSIAVSVGLQYGVPLETYVSKFTNMRFEPAGMTDDPDVRMAQSIVDYIFRRLALDFLPFETRSALGIHSAEERQRHLETGSYEPIDEDMDVEGLAQSAPRQTEAPKPVVVAAPPVPVVEAPKQAHTSAELVEMQLGISADAPLCFSCGTKMQRAGSCYICEGCGSTSGCS, from the coding sequence ATGACAGAGACGGCGAGCGGCCCGGCGCGAGGTTCCCGTTCCAAGGGAAGCAAGGCTGCCAAGGGTCTGCGTATCGAGCGCATCCACACCACCCCCGGCGTGCACCCGTACGACGAGGTGGCGTGGGAGTGCCGTGACGTCGTCATGACCAACTGGCGCGACGGCTCGGTCAACTTCGAGCAGCGTGGCGTCGAGTTCCCCGACTTCTGGTCGGTGAACGCGGTCAACATCGTCACGAGCAAGTACTTCCGCGGCGCGGTCGGCACCCCCCAGCGGGAGACCGGCCTCAAGCAGCTCATCGACCGCATCGTGAAGACCTACCGGAAGGCCGGCGAGGACTACAGGTACTTCGCCTCCCCGGCCGACGCGGAGATCTTCGAGCACGAGCTCGCCTACGCCCTCCTGCACCAGATCTTCAGCTTCAACTCGCCGGTGTGGTTCAACGTCGGCACCCCGCAGCCGCAGCAGGTCAGCGCCTGCTTCATCCTCTCCGTCGACGACTCCATGGAGTCGATCCTCGACTGGTACAAGGAAGAGGGGATGATCTTCAAGGGCGGCTCCGGCGCCGGCCTGAACCTCTCCCGCATCCGCTCCTCCAAGGAGCTGCTCTCCTCCGGCGGCAACGCCTCCGGCCCGGTCTCCTTCATGCGTGGCGCCGACGCCTCCGCCGGAACGATCAAGTCCGGCGGAGCCACCCGCCGGGCGGCCAAGATGGTCGTTCTCGACGTCGACCACCCCGACATCGAGGACTTCATCGAGACCAAGGTCAAGGAGGAGGAGAAGATCCGCGCGCTGCGCGACGCGGGCTTCGACATGGACCTGGGCGGCGACGACATCACGTCCGTCCAGTACCAGAACGCCAACAACTCGGTGCGCGTGAACGACGAGTTCATGAAGGCCGTGGAGAACGGCGGCACCTTCGGTCTGCGCGCCCGACTCACCGGCGAGGTCATCGAGGAGGTCGACGCCAAGTCGCTCTTCCGCAAGATGGCCGAGGCCGCCTGGGCCTGCGCCGACCCCGGCATCCAGTACGACGACACCATCAACCGGTGGCACACCTGCCCGGAGTCCGGCCGGATCACCGCGTCGAACCCGTGCAGCGAGTACATGCACCTGGACAACACCTCGTGCAACCTCGCCTCGCTGAACCTGATGAAGTTCCTCAAGGACGACGGCGAGGGCAACCAGTCGTTCGACTCCGAGCGCTTCGCCAAGGTCGTCGAGCTGGTCATCACCGCGATGGACATCTCCATCTGCTTCGCCGACTTCCCCACCCAGAAGATCGGTGAGAACACGCGCGCCTTCCGCCAGCTGGGCATCGGCTACGCCAACCTCGGCGCGCTGCTGATGGCCACCGGCCACGCGTACGACAGCGAGGGCGGCCGCGCCCTGGCCGGCGCCATCACCTCGCTGATGACCGCCACCTCGTACCGGCGCTCCGCCGAGCTGGCCGCCGTCGTCGGCCCGTACGACGGCTACGAGCGGAACGCCGAGCCGCACCAGCGCGTCATGAAGCAGCACGCGGACGCCAACACCACCGCCCAGCGGATGGACGACCTGGACACCGCGATCTGGGCCGCGGCCACCGAGGCCTGGCAGGACGTGCTCCGCCTCGGCGAGAAGAACGGCTTCCGCAACTCCCAGGCGTCCGTGATCGCCCCGACCGGCACCATCGGCCTGGCGATGTCCTGCGACACCACCGGCCTGGAGCCCGACCTCGCCCTGGTCAAGTTCAAGAAGCTGGTCGGCGGCGGCTCGATGCAGATCGTCAACGGCACGGTCCCGCAGGCGCTGCGCCGCCTCGGCTACCAGCCGGAGCAGATCGAGGCGATCGTCGCCCACATCGCCGAGCACGGCAACGTGATCGACGCCCCGGGTCTCAAGGCCGAGCACTACGAGGTCTTCGACTGCGCCATGGGCGAGCGCTCCATCTCCCCGATGGGCCACGTCCGCATGATGGCCGCGATCCAGCCGTGGATCTCCGGCGCGCTCTCCAAGACCGTGAACATGCCGGAGTCCGCCACCGTCGAAGAGGTCGAGGAGATCTACTTCGAGGCGTGGAAGATGGGCGTCAAGGCGCTCGCGATCTACCGCGACAACTGCAAGGTCGGCCAGCCGCTCTCCGCCAAGAAGAAGGACGAGGCGAAGAAGGACGAGAAGGCCGAGCTCGCGGAGAAGACCGAGGAGACGATCCGCGCGGCCGTCGAGAAGGTCGTCGAGTACCGCCCGGTCCGCAAGCGCCTCCCGAAGGGTCGTCCCGGCATCACCACCTCCTTCACGGTCGGCGGCGCCGAGGGCTACATGACGGCCAACTCCTACCCGGACGACGGCCTCGGCGAGGTCTTCCTGAAGATGTCCAAGCAGGGTTCGACCCTCGCGGGCATGATGGACGCCTTCTCGATCGCCGTCTCGGTCGGCCTCCAGTACGGCGTGCCGCTGGAGACCTACGTCTCGAAGTTCACCAACATGCGCTTCGAGCCGGCCGGCATGACCGACGACCCGGACGTGCGGATGGCGCAGTCGATCGTCGACTACATCTTCCGCCGCCTGGCGCTGGACTTCCTGCCCTTCGAGACCCGCTCGGCGCTGGGCATCCACTCCGCGGAGGAGCGCCAGCGCCACCTGGAGACCGGTTCCTACGAGCCGATCGACGAGGACATGGACGTCGAGGGCCTGGCCCAGTCCGCCCCGCGCCAGACGGAGGCGCCGAAGCCCGTCGTCGTCGCCGCCCCGCCGGTCCCCGTCGTCGAGGCCCCGAAGCAGGCGCACACCTCGGCCGAGCTCGTTGAGATGCAGCTGGGCATCAGCGCGGACGCGCCGCTGTGCTTCTCCTGCGGCACCAAGATGCAGCGGGCCGGCAGCTGTTACATCTGCGAGGGCTGCGGCTCGACCAGCGGCTGCAGCTGA
- the nrdR gene encoding transcriptional regulator NrdR, translating to MHCPFCRHPDSRVVDSRTTDDGCSIRRRRQCPDCSRRFTTVETASLMVIKRSGVTEPFSRTKVISGVRKACQGRPVTEDALALLGQRVEEAVRATGSAELSTHDVGLAILGPLKELDLVAYLRFASVYQAFDSLEDFEAAVAELRQQQPLRAPAEGGPDAATGRGGAVQASAPAVVAD from the coding sequence ATGCACTGCCCCTTCTGCAGGCACCCCGACAGCCGAGTCGTCGACAGTCGCACCACCGACGACGGCTGCTCCATTCGCCGGCGTCGCCAGTGCCCGGACTGCTCCCGGCGGTTCACCACCGTGGAGACCGCGTCTCTGATGGTGATCAAGCGGAGCGGGGTCACCGAGCCCTTCAGTCGCACCAAGGTCATCTCCGGGGTGCGCAAGGCGTGCCAGGGGCGCCCCGTCACCGAGGACGCGCTCGCCCTGCTGGGCCAGCGGGTCGAGGAGGCGGTGCGCGCGACCGGTAGCGCCGAGCTGTCCACCCACGACGTGGGGCTCGCGATACTCGGCCCGCTCAAGGAGCTCGACCTCGTCGCGTACCTCCGGTTCGCCTCCGTCTACCAGGCGTTCGACTCGCTGGAGGACTTCGAGGCGGCCGTCGCCGAGCTGCGCCAACAGCAGCCGCTCCGCGCGCCCGCCGAGGGCGGGCCGGACGCCGCCACCGGGCGTGGCGGAGCCGTGCAGGCCTCCGCGCCTGCCGTCGTCGCCGACTGA
- the lexA gene encoding transcriptional repressor LexA translates to MTTTTDSATITAQDRSQSRLEHAHTMTSEATNPEGAKPTRSLPGRPPGIRADSSGLTDRQRRVIEVIRDSVQRRGYPPSMREIGQAVGLSSTSSVAHQLMALERKGFLRRDPHRPRAYEVRGSDQPTAQPADTTGKPAASYVPLVGRIAAGGPILAEESVEDVFPLPRQLVGDGELFVLKVVGDSMIEAAICDGDWVTVRRQPVAENGDIVAAMLDGEATVKRFKREDGHVWLLPHNAAYQPIPGDEATILGKVVAVLRRV, encoded by the coding sequence GTGACCACCACCACAGACAGTGCCACCATCACCGCCCAGGACCGCTCCCAGAGTCGACTCGAACACGCGCACACGATGACGAGTGAAGCCACGAACCCCGAGGGCGCGAAGCCCACACGCTCGCTTCCCGGCCGCCCCCCAGGGATCCGGGCCGACAGTTCCGGGTTGACCGATCGACAGCGGCGGGTCATCGAAGTGATCCGCGACTCCGTGCAGCGCCGTGGCTACCCACCGTCCATGCGGGAGATCGGCCAGGCCGTGGGGCTGTCCAGCACCTCGTCGGTGGCGCACCAGCTGATGGCCCTGGAGCGCAAGGGCTTCCTCCGTCGGGACCCGCACCGCCCCCGCGCCTACGAGGTGCGTGGCTCGGACCAGCCCACCGCGCAGCCGGCGGACACCACCGGCAAGCCGGCCGCCTCCTATGTGCCGCTGGTCGGCCGGATCGCCGCCGGTGGCCCGATCCTGGCCGAGGAGTCGGTCGAGGACGTCTTCCCGCTCCCGCGGCAACTGGTCGGCGACGGCGAGCTGTTCGTCCTCAAGGTCGTCGGCGATTCCATGATCGAAGCCGCGATCTGCGACGGGGACTGGGTGACCGTCCGTCGTCAGCCCGTCGCCGAGAACGGTGACATCGTCGCCGCGATGCTCGACGGCGAGGCCACGGTGAAGCGCTTCAAGCGGGAAGACGGGCATGTGTGGCTGCTCCCGCACAATGCCGCCTACCAGCCCATCCCCGGCGATGAGGCGACCATCCTCGGCAAGGTGGTCGCGGTGCTCCGGCGGGTCTGA
- a CDS encoding ATP-dependent DNA helicase, which translates to MTKPSLPELLHAAVSAVGGSERPGQVTMAEAVAEAVDDNAHLLVQAGTGTGKSLGYLVPALAHGERVVVATATLALQRQLVERDLPRTVDALHPLLRRRPDFAMLKGRSNYLCLHRLHEGVPQDDEEGLFDPFEAAAPTSKLGQDLLRMRDWADETETGDRDDLTPGVSDRAWSQVSVTSRECLGASKCAYGAECFAEAARERAKLADVVVTNHALLAIDAIEGAPVLPSHEVLIVDEAHELVSRVTGVATGELTPGQVNRAVRRSAKLVNEKEADALQTAAETFERLMELALPGRLEEIPEDLAYALMSLRDAARNVISALGATRDKSVQDEDAVRKQALASVENIQAVAERIVQGSEYDVVWYERHDRFGASLRVAPLSVSGLLREKLFEDRSVVLTSATLKLGGDFNGVAASLGLGPEGAASTKGGSGGEGSDTESPVWKGLDVGSPFDYRKQGILYVAKHLAQPGREGSRGDMIDELAELMEAAGGRTLGLFSSMRAAQAAAEELRGRLDVPILLQGEETLGELIRGFAADARTCLFGTLSLWQGVDVPGPSCQLVVMDRIPFPRPDDPLMSARQKSVEEGGGNGFMAVAATHAALLMAQGAGRLVRATGDRGVVAVLDPRLERARYGGFLRSSMPDFWHTTDRNQVRRSLAAIDAAARAEGM; encoded by the coding sequence ATGACGAAGCCCTCCCTCCCCGAGCTCCTGCACGCCGCCGTCTCCGCCGTGGGCGGCTCGGAGCGCCCCGGTCAGGTCACCATGGCCGAAGCCGTCGCCGAGGCCGTCGACGACAACGCCCATCTGCTCGTCCAGGCCGGCACCGGCACCGGAAAGTCGCTCGGCTATCTGGTGCCCGCCCTGGCCCACGGAGAGCGGGTCGTGGTGGCCACCGCCACCCTCGCGCTCCAGCGGCAGCTCGTCGAGCGCGACCTGCCCCGGACGGTCGACGCGCTGCACCCGCTGCTGCGCCGCCGGCCGGACTTCGCCATGCTCAAGGGCCGCTCGAACTACCTGTGTCTGCACCGACTGCACGAGGGCGTGCCCCAGGACGACGAAGAGGGTCTCTTCGACCCGTTCGAGGCCGCTGCGCCCACCAGCAAGCTGGGCCAGGATCTGCTGCGGATGCGGGACTGGGCCGACGAGACGGAGACCGGCGACCGGGACGACCTGACCCCCGGCGTCTCCGACCGGGCCTGGTCGCAGGTGTCGGTCACCTCGCGCGAGTGCCTCGGCGCCTCCAAGTGCGCCTACGGGGCCGAGTGCTTCGCCGAGGCCGCGCGGGAGCGCGCCAAGCTCGCCGACGTCGTGGTCACCAACCACGCCCTGCTCGCCATCGACGCCATCGAGGGCGCCCCCGTGCTGCCCAGCCACGAGGTGCTGATCGTCGACGAGGCCCATGAGCTGGTCTCCCGGGTGACCGGGGTGGCCACCGGGGAGCTCACGCCGGGCCAGGTCAACCGTGCCGTGCGGCGCTCCGCCAAGCTCGTCAACGAGAAGGAGGCAGACGCCCTGCAGACGGCGGCTGAGACCTTCGAGCGGCTGATGGAGCTGGCCCTCCCGGGCCGCCTCGAGGAGATCCCGGAGGACCTCGCGTACGCCCTGATGTCGCTGCGGGACGCCGCCCGGAACGTGATCTCGGCGCTGGGCGCCACCCGCGACAAGTCGGTCCAGGACGAGGACGCGGTGCGTAAGCAGGCCCTCGCCTCGGTGGAGAACATCCAGGCGGTGGCCGAGCGCATCGTGCAGGGCTCCGAGTACGACGTGGTCTGGTACGAGCGCCACGACCGCTTCGGCGCCTCGCTGCGCGTCGCCCCGCTGTCGGTCTCCGGTCTGCTGCGCGAGAAGCTGTTCGAGGACCGCTCGGTGGTGCTCACCTCGGCCACCCTCAAGCTCGGCGGGGACTTCAACGGCGTCGCGGCCTCGCTCGGCCTGGGCCCCGAGGGCGCCGCGAGCACCAAGGGCGGGTCCGGCGGCGAGGGCTCCGACACCGAGAGTCCCGTGTGGAAGGGCCTCGACGTCGGCTCCCCCTTCGACTATCGCAAGCAGGGGATCCTCTACGTCGCCAAGCACCTGGCCCAGCCCGGCCGGGAGGGCAGCCGCGGGGACATGATCGATGAGCTGGCCGAGCTGATGGAGGCCGCGGGCGGCCGCACGCTGGGGCTCTTCTCCTCGATGCGCGCCGCCCAGGCGGCCGCGGAGGAACTGCGCGGGCGGCTGGACGTGCCGATCCTGCTCCAGGGCGAGGAGACCCTCGGCGAGCTCATCCGGGGCTTCGCGGCGGACGCGCGCACATGTCTCTTCGGCACCCTGTCGCTGTGGCAGGGCGTGGATGTGCCGGGCCCGAGCTGCCAGCTCGTGGTGATGGACCGGATCCCGTTCCCGCGCCCGGACGACCCGCTGATGAGCGCCCGGCAGAAGTCGGTCGAGGAGGGCGGGGGCAACGGCTTCATGGCCGTGGCTGCGACGCACGCCGCGCTGTTGATGGCCCAGGGAGCCGGGCGCCTGGTGCGGGCGACGGGAGATCGCGGCGTGGTGGCGGTGCTCGACCCCCGGCTGGAGCGCGCCCGCTACGGCGGCTTTCTGCGGTCTTCGATGCCCGACTTCTGGCACACGACGGACCGCAACCAGGTGCGCCGCTCCCTGGCCGCCATCGACGCCGCCGCCCGCGCGGAGGGCATGTAG